In Longimicrobium sp., the sequence CTGCCCGCGGTCCGCTCCAATCCTGTATCCGCTCACCATCCCTCCAGCAACGAAGGCCTGACGTCAGCGAGGATACATATAGTATACAGAGTAAACAAGCCGCCCGCCAGAGTTCTGACACACTCTGGGCCGGCCAGACCGAGCTCACGTCCGCACCGTCGCTTGCAGGCCGAAGGATCTATCGTCGGCCCTGCACGTCCGCCGGCGAACCGCACCACCGTCCGCCCCCGCGCTCAGTTTCACCTCTCCTGCTGTCGGGAGAGGTCGGAGATTCCAGGGGTGACACGCAGTACCGTCACCCCTGGAATCTCCGGGTGAGGGTCCCGTCACGGACACGCTCAGTGCATGTGCCCGCTCATCCCACCCATCCCGCCCGCCGCGTCCGGCCGCCCGTTCGGCCGCGGGTGCGGCACGGGCAGCTCGCGGACGACCTCCACCGCCTCCATCATCCCCAGGTCCTCGTGGTCCAGGATGTGGCAGTGGATCACGAACGTGCCCGTGAAGTCCAGGTACTGCGTGTAGATGTTGATGGTGTCGCCCGCGGGGATCAGCTGCGTGTCCTTCCACACCAGCTCGGGCTGCCCGTTCGGCCCCTGCCGGTAGACCTGGAACGGGTTGATGTGGATGTGGAAGATGTGCGGCAGCGGCGGCACGCCTCCGCCGGGGACGGCGGCCGGATCGCCTACGGTGGTCAGCGACCACATGTCCGTCTTGTTGAGCTGGAGATGGCGCACGCGCGAGTCGTCGAACGCCTCGTAGTTCACCTGGAAGGAGTTGCGCGGGTCCGTGGGCTGCAGCCCGCTTCCCAGCTTGAACACCGCCTCCTGCACCCCGTCCGCCGTCAGCGGCAGCTGCACGCCGGGGAACGGGTTCAGCGCCGCCATCTCCTGCTGCGTCGGCAGCTTCATGTCGACGGGATCGCCCTGGATGCGCACGATGGCCAGCAGCTGCGCCCGCTCCGCCACCCCGCGCAGCGAGATCCCCGTGCTCGCGGAGTCGTCGATCAGCTGATAGTCGCCGGGGGTCGTGCTGGCCTGGACCAGGATGTCGCTGCGGTAGCCGGGCTGGAGAACGAGATCCTGCCCCGCCGCCCAGGTGTCGATCCGGCCGGTGTAGATCCCGTCGAGCGCGATCTCGTGCAGCGCGTGCCCCTGCAGCTGCAGCGCGATGCTCTCGCGGAACGAGCTGTCGATCACCCGCCAGCGCTGCACCTCGCCCGGCCGCATGGTGATGACCGGCACGATCTGCCCGTTGATGGTCGTGTGCCGCCGCGACCCGAACCACGTGCAGGTGGGCCCGCCCGTCTGGCAGGCGTCCGGGGGGCTGGGGGGATCGGGGAAGAACGAGGTGATGTTGTTCGCCTGCCCGGTGGTGTCGTACAGGATCGTCTGCACCACCATGACCTTCTCGTTCTGGTTGGCCGCCCTGAGCGCCGGCGGGATGCGCGCGGGGTCGTCCTCCACGATCAGCGCGCCCGCCATCCCGCTTCCCACCTGCACGGCGGTCGACCCGTGCGTGTGCGCGTGGTACCAGTAGGTGCCGCGCGTGTGGCTGGCCGGCAGGCGGATGCCGTACTGGAAGCGGCTCTGGGGCTGGATGGCCAGCAGCACGTTGTCGCTGTTGCCGTTCGGCGAGACGTGCAGCCCGTGCGTGTGGAGATTGGTGGTGTTGAACGAGTACGGGCGCATGTCGAGGAACGCGCTCCCGTTCTCCTGCTGGAACTGCGCGTTCACCTCTGCGCTGTCCTCGCGCGGCAGCTGGTTGTCGAGCAGCGGCGCCAGGTCGTCGCCCGGGCGGACGCGCAGCGTGGGGCCGACGAGCTGGCCGTTGTAGCTGCGCAGCTTCACCGGGCATCCGGCGATGGAAGTCGTGTTCGGGTCCGTGTAGCGGACGGCCAGCGTGGTCGACAGCCGCCCGTTCGCGGAGCGGAGCTCGAGGGGATTACGGAACGGCTGCTTGCCGTAGCGGTCGATGTCCGCCTCCACGTATGCGCACCGTCCGCCGGGCGCGCGCCGCGCGGCGGCCGCCTGCACGTTCTGCGCGGCCGTGGACGTGGAGATGGATGCGGCGAGCGACGCCGCCAGCACGGCGGCAAGGATGGGCCGCGGGTAGGGCATGGGGATGCGGGGCTCCGGCTCGGATGGATAGTTTCGGCGCGTCCCGCTGCGCCTGTCGGGTGGAGACTGTGGTGTCACGTATGGAGCGGCGGGCTATCATTCAATCCCGGCCCGGCTATCTCCGCGTGCGATGTGGCTGTAACGCGCCGATGCTCCGGCCTGTAACGCGGCGATGCAGACAATTTCGCCGTTTTCGTGCATCTCATCTGCTACTTGAATCCGCTGCAGATCAGTCTACGCGCCGCATTTCACCTCGTCAACAACTCCATATTTTTCCGTCGTGATCCGCGTCTCCAGCGGAGTATTGTGCGAGATGCGGACCCGAAGCGCGGGCCGGGTGTAACGTGCGGCGGAG encodes:
- a CDS encoding multicopper oxidase family protein, which codes for MPYPRPILAAVLAASLAASISTSTAAQNVQAAAARRAPGGRCAYVEADIDRYGKQPFRNPLELRSANGRLSTTLAVRYTDPNTTSIAGCPVKLRSYNGQLVGPTLRVRPGDDLAPLLDNQLPREDSAEVNAQFQQENGSAFLDMRPYSFNTTNLHTHGLHVSPNGNSDNVLLAIQPQSRFQYGIRLPASHTRGTYWYHAHTHGSTAVQVGSGMAGALIVEDDPARIPPALRAANQNEKVMVVQTILYDTTGQANNITSFFPDPPSPPDACQTGGPTCTWFGSRRHTTINGQIVPVITMRPGEVQRWRVIDSSFRESIALQLQGHALHEIALDGIYTGRIDTWAAGQDLVLQPGYRSDILVQASTTPGDYQLIDDSASTGISLRGVAERAQLLAIVRIQGDPVDMKLPTQQEMAALNPFPGVQLPLTADGVQEAVFKLGSGLQPTDPRNSFQVNYEAFDDSRVRHLQLNKTDMWSLTTVGDPAAVPGGGVPPLPHIFHIHINPFQVYRQGPNGQPELVWKDTQLIPAGDTINIYTQYLDFTGTFVIHCHILDHEDLGMMEAVEVVRELPVPHPRPNGRPDAAGGMGGMSGHMH